Proteins encoded by one window of Candidatus Stoquefichus sp. SB1:
- a CDS encoding class II fructose-bisphosphate aldolase → MEEKIMYVSMKEMLWHAHTHRYAVMAINCVNMEQAKAIIESAEEEHSPVIINISPRQLKAHGYGYIMVPMIQALAKRASVPIAFNLDHGANFEDITQALQWDFSSVMIDASSYEFEENIRRTSMIASLAHGMGKSCEAELGHVGLAANADGQNVDYFTNVAQAQEFVERTHCDCLAVAIGTAHGAYPKGMIPQLDFERLKQLKEALNMPLVLHGGSGAGEENIRKAVACGINKINVCTDLMKHAKEALIKTLADEPDIEYMELNMAVEEAMKDFIKDYMRMIGSSQQYIFEQHDGPELD, encoded by the coding sequence ATGGAGGAAAAAATTATGTATGTATCAATGAAAGAAATGTTATGGCATGCGCATACCCATCGTTATGCAGTTATGGCTATTAACTGTGTGAATATGGAGCAAGCCAAAGCCATTATTGAAAGTGCTGAGGAAGAACATTCTCCAGTCATTATTAATATTTCACCAAGACAGTTAAAAGCACATGGTTATGGATATATTATGGTTCCTATGATTCAGGCGCTTGCTAAACGGGCAAGTGTACCAATTGCTTTTAATTTGGATCATGGTGCTAATTTTGAAGATATTACACAAGCTTTACAGTGGGATTTTTCAAGTGTCATGATTGATGCATCTTCATATGAATTTGAAGAAAATATCAGAAGAACATCTATGATTGCATCACTTGCGCATGGCATGGGAAAATCTTGTGAAGCTGAATTAGGACATGTTGGTTTGGCTGCAAATGCGGATGGACAAAATGTTGATTATTTTACAAATGTTGCACAAGCACAGGAATTTGTAGAAAGAACGCATTGTGATTGTTTGGCAGTTGCGATTGGGACAGCACATGGCGCTTACCCAAAAGGAATGATTCCTCAACTTGATTTTGAAAGATTGAAGCAATTAAAAGAGGCTTTAAATATGCCACTTGTTTTACATGGTGGTTCTGGAGCAGGCGAAGAAAATATTCGTAAAGCTGTTGCTTGTGGAATTAATAAGATTAATGTGTGTACAGATTTAATGAAGCATGCTAAAGAAGCTTTAATCAAAACATTAGCAGATGAACCAGATATAGAATATATGGAATTAAATATGGCAGTTGAAGAAGCTATGAAAGATTTTATTAAAGATTATATGCGTATGATTGGTTCTAGTCAGCAATACATCTTTGAACAACATGATGGACCAGAACTAGATTAG